The region TTTACAAAACATAGTATTAGACGCAAGGAACAACGAAAAGTTTCATTCTGTGTAAAGAAAGATCTATATAAATCCAATTATCGCCATTTTCAATGGGGTGACCCACCGATTCTATTATTCGACTGAATGCACTTAGCACATTTTTGCTTGCGATAAGTAATGGGCCTGCTGTCACCAGGAGAGTATAATAGTGTTACAGAAGGCATAAATTAGGATGATTGTTGACAAGAGATCGTGGTCGGGTCCTGATTAAAAACAGAGGGCTGTCCCGCAAAGCTATGAAACGGCTTTGCGGGACAGCCCTAATTACTGGAAAAGCAGACTTACTGTGCTTCAGCAGTCCGGTACTTGCTGCGGTATTCCTTCGGGGTCATTCCCGTCTGCTTCTGGAACACCTTGGTGAAATAACGCCGTTCCTGATAACCGACGCCCGAGCTGATGGCGGTGATGCTCTTATCGCTGCTGGCGAGCATGAATTTGGCAGCTTCAATCCGCTGCTGGGTGACATACTCCACGAAGGTCACCGCGAAGCGGTTCTTGAACAGCAGGCAGAAATAACTGCTGCTAATGCCAATCGTATTCGCCACCTCATCAATACCGAGATCTGTGTGCAGGCGCTCCGTAATGAATTGTGCGGCTTGATTCATCAGCTGCTCCGGTGTTTTTTTGACAGGCTCGTCAGCCGCAGGCACTTCCTGAAACAACGGGATGCTGTTGTACAATTTGTCCTTATACTGCCTGCTGCGAATCCGGGAGCCGATCTCCCGCACCTTATCGCCAAGCTCCCCGTAATGAATCGGCTTGCAGATATACTCCTTCACCCCGAGCCGGATCGCTTCACGCGCATAATCGAATTCCTGGTAGCCGCTGAGCAGCAGCACCTCGCTCGTAAGCCCCATCTCCCGCAGCTTGCCTATGAACGTCAGCCCATCCATCACCGGCATGCGGATATCGCAGAGCACCAGATCAGGCGGCGTTTCCTCGGCGATGCGCAGCGCCTCCATCCCGCTTCGTGCCAGCCCCGCAACCTCCATCCCCATGTCCTCCCAAGGCAGTACAGTATTGAGATTGCTCAGAATAGGCGCTTCATCGTCAACCAATAATACTTTTAGCATAATGGCCTTCCCCCTGCCCGTATTTCGGAATGACGCACTGGATGATCGTTCCTTCCCCAGGACTTGCACATATGAAAATCCCATATCTGTCGCCGTATTCAATCCGTATCCGGTCTGCGACACTGCGTACACCCAGCCCACGCCGCTCCAGATGAATGCCTTGCCCCGGCCGGCCTGCCGGCTGCTGCTCTGCCGCATCATTCACCATATATTGGAACATAGACAACTGGGTCGGGGTCATCCCGATTCCGTTATCCTGTATCCGCAGTACCAGATTGCCTTGGGTCTCCCATACTGTGACACTCACCAGACCCTTATACCCGATCCCCTCAAAACCATGCTGAATGCTGTTCTCCACCAGCGGCTGGAGCGTAAGCTTCAGAATCCCGCAGCCCAGCAGCTCTGGCGGAATCTCAAGCTCATAATCGAACAAATCCTCGAACCTGAATTTCTGGATATCGAGATAATTTCGCAGATGCTTAACCTCTTCCTCCAGCGTAATCTCATCCCTGTCCTGAATGCTGATCCGCAGAATACTCGCCAGCCGGTAGACCATCTCACTGACCTTGCGGCCTTCATTCTGCACAGCCAGCACATTGATCGATTCCAGGGTATTGAACAGAAAATGCGGCTTAATCTGTGCCTGCAGCACACGCATTTCCGCTTGATTCTTGCGCTGCTGTTCCAGATGAACCCGGCTGAACAACGAGTTGATTTTGTCCATAAGATCATTGAAGCCTCTGGCCAGCAGCGTCATCTCATCGTTGCCCTTCTCCTCAACACGGGTAGTAAGGTCGCCGTCCTCTACCCGGCGCATGAAGCGCACAATGACAGCAATCCCGCCTGTAATCCGGTTCATGAAGAACAGATTGAAGATGACAGCGCCCAGGAGGCACAGGAACATCACTACGACGAACCAGCGGGCGAACACCGTCACCTCATGAGACAAAGTATCCCAGGAAGTGACGGAGACCAGACTCCAGGGATACTCCTTGAGGTGGTAGACCGACAGAATGCTTTTCTCGCCGCCGAACTGTGTCTTGAAGCTCTGAAAGCCGGGTTTAAACGTAATCTCCTTCGTAGTGAAGCTGCGGAAATCCTGCCCGTCCAGCTGCCTGTCCGGGTCCAGCAGAATCATCCCGTCATCGTTAACCAGCATGAAAGACACCTTCTGGTCGGTGCCTCCTATCTTAAGATTGCGGAAAATCGACTCGAATTCCCAGTTCTTGATCTGCACCACCAGAATGCCGATATTCTGAAAGAAGCTTAGCTCCTTAATCAGTCGGATTTGCGTAAATACAGCCTCCGTTCCGGTTAGCTCAGGGTATTCGTGCGGGGCCAGCCATTTCGGAACCCCGTTCAGCTTCATTACCTCCTGATACAGCTCGCTGCCTTTGAACTTATCATAGGGCAGCGTGCGGAAGTTCTCCTTATTGAAGACCGATACAATCTCCGAGCTGCCTTTTCCGTTGAAGTTGTACAGGAAGGCATAGCTGATAGACGGATGATTATAGAGCAGACTGCGGAAATTGCGCTGGCTGGCATTCAGGCTGAGCTGCTCGGCGTCGGTTAGATCCTGCTTGGAGGGATCATCCGCGCTGAGCGCCATATGAAATACCGAGGTGGCAATTCCGTTGTCTGTCACATTGTCCATATCCTTGAACACATTGGAAATGCTGTAGCTGATCGCTTTGAGCGAATATTCGGACTGCTGGCTGTATTTCTTCTCAATGGAATTATAAGTGACGAAGAACATAATCATGCCAAGAATGAACAGCGGAATGATAATCAGGCCTAAGAATGCCGTAAACAATTTGTAGCGCAGATTCATCGGCTGTTGCTCCTGACATGATTAATGTTATCCTTTTACACTGCCTGCGGTGACGCCTTCAATAATTTTCTCCTGCAGAACCGCATAGATCACGATGACCGGAACCACGCTGTAGACAATCCCCGCGGACATCTGTGCGTAATTCATCTGGTACTGATCGCGGAACTGGACCATCCCCACAGGAAGCGTCCGCAGCTCGTCATTGGAGAGGAAATAGTTGGCCAGCAGGAACTCATTCCAATTTCCCAGGAAATTAACAATGAATACGGTAACCATCGCCGGAACTGTCAAAGGTACAATAATTCTAGCAAATATACCCGGTGCCTTCAAGCCATCCATGACCGCCGCTTCTTCAATTTCACTGGGTAGCGAGCGCATGAAGGCCGCCAGAATAATGATCGTGAACGGGATTGCATTGGCAATGTAAGGAATAATGAGCGCCCAGTGGGTATTGAGAATATGCAGCTTGCGGACAATCGTATAAATCGGCAGCATCAGCGCATTGTTCGGAATCAGCATCCCGATCAGGACCAGCGAGAAAAGAATGGTGTTCCACTTCCCCTGGCGCATCCGCGTGACCGCGAAGGCAAACATAGACGCAAGCAGAATAGACACCACAGAAGCCAGAACCGAAATATATAAGCTGTTGAAAAAATAAGTGCTGATCTTGGCATTCACCCAGGCTTCCACATAGTTGGACCATTCGAAGCTCTTCGGAATACCGAAGGGATTGAGGGCAATCGCATTGTTATCCTTCTTCACCGAAGAGAAAAGGACGAAGAGGAACGGAAACAGCACAATCACCAGATATCCCAGCAGGGCGATGTGCGGCAGACTTTTCTTCAGAGCGCGCGGCATCAGTATTCAATCCTTTCCGTACGGCGGGCAAACACCAGCTGGTAGAGAGCGGTTACCACGAGTGTGAACAAGAAGATCAGAACAGCGATCGTATTGCCGTACCCGTATTTGAAGTTGGTAATCGCATACTTAATCATATAGGTGGCCATCACCTCGGTAGAACCCGCGGGACCGCCCTTGGTCATTACGATCACGATATCGGCAGCCTTCATCGCTCCGGCAATCGAGAGCATAATCACGACCGAGATGATCGGTACGATCAGCGGCAGCGTGATGCGTGTAGCCCGCTGGAACCCCGTAGCGCCATCGATGGCCGCTGCTTCCTCCAGCTCCCCGGGAATGGAGAGAATCGCCGCCAGCACCATCACAATGTAGAAGCCGGTCCACTGCCAGGCATTCGTAATCAGAATGGACAGCATCGCGAACCGTTCGTCCGACAGCCAGTAGACCGGTTCAATGCCGACCAGACCCAGCACTTTGTTGAACAATCCAATGTTCGGCTCGTAGATGAAGCCCCAGAGAATGCCGATTACTGCGGTAGACATAATGGACGGCATGAATACCGCCGTCTTGTACAGCCCCTTCAGCTTCTTTACATTGGCAATCAGTAAAGAGAAGAACACAATCAGCGGGACCTGTATGCCTACGGAGAACAGAATGAACCAGCCGTTATTTTTCACAGAAATCCAAAAGCGTTCATCTGCCAGAGCTTTCTTGAAGTTGTCCACTCCGGCATATTTGACCGTCTCAGATACACCGTTCCAGCTGGTGAAGCTATAGTAAATCGAGCTGAAGATGGGATAGATGAAGAACATAACGAACAGCACCAGTGCCGGAATAACGAACAGAATGAACACCAGAGGATTTCTCAGTGCCTTATTCATAGCTACCTCCATATTGCTTTTCTTTTGAAAAATGCACCCTGGAGCAAGCACCAGGGCACATGTACATAGGACGCACTTAAGGTTTGAACTCAAAGCTTGGTTGTCACTGCGGTGAACATTTGGACATTCAGCCGCTGTTCTCCCCGGATTTCTAGTGCTTCTTATTCCACTGCAGCGTTGGCCTCTTCCTGAATCTTTTGCAGTGCAGCACCCATCTTCTCCGGAGTCGTCTGCCCGCCAATCAGGCTCTGAATCTGGATATTACTGATTTCAGTAGTGACATCGGCCTGCACCAGTGAGTCAAAGGCCGGGAAGGACGACTTGGAGCTGTTCAATACCGCGACAATCTCACTCATCAGATCATCCGTAATATTCTTGTTCAGCACCGCCTGATCGATCTTCATGGCAGGCAGGACTCCGTCCTCTACCAGACCGCGCAGCTGCATTTCTTCATTGAACATATTCTTAATGAAAGATTTCACGGCCGCAAGCTGCCGCTCATCTTCACCCGCTGATGCCGAGAAGCCATAACCGTTGTTCACATCCCGCATCAGTGCTGTCTGGTCACCCACTCCGCCTTCAACCGCCGGAATATTGAAGAAGCCGACCTTGCCGATCAGACCTTCGCCGGATTGCCCGGCTTTGAACACGGAAGACTTCCAGGTCCCGTCATACATCAGGATCGCTTCACCGCTGGTGAACTGGGTGGTATATTCAGCATACTCGAAGCCGAGCTCACCCTTCTTGAAGTAGCCTTTATCCACCCATTCCTTGTATTTCGCCAAGCCCTTGATTACGTTCGGATCACTCCACTTTGCTTCACCGGTAGCGAATTTCGCAGTCACATCCGGTCCGGCATAGCGGGACCAGAGATGATTGGCCAGCATCAGCGGTACCCAGCCTGCTTTGGAAGCACCAGCCATTGGCACTTTACCATCCGCTTTAATATCGGCCAGCTGCTGCTCCAGTTCAGCGAAGGTCGTTGGAGCCTTCCAGCCCTTGCTGTTATAGTATTCTTTATTATAGAAAAAGCCTTCTCCGGAGCCGCCGATCGGCAGGCCGTAGATTTTGCCTTCATAGGTGAACGGGTCCAGATTGGAGAACTTGTCTTTGATGCCTAATTCATCAAGAATTGGGGTCAGGTCCAGTAGCTTGCCTTCCTTGGCATAGATCTTGGAGTCCGGACTGCCGAACAGGTCGAAGATCTCCGGAGGGTTGCCGGCTGCCATCTCACCGCGCAGCTTCTCTTTACGGTTCACATCCGAATCTACTCCATCCAGCTTGAAGGTCAGCCCAGGCACATCCGCCTGCACTTTGCCCACTACATCCTCAAGAATAGCCAATCGTTTCTGCTTATCTGCCCCAACCTGGGTATGACGGACCGTCATCTCAAAAGGTTCAGCGCTGGCAGGTTCTTCTGTTGCAACAGCATTGGTTGCAGCGGCCTCATTCGTCGCAGCAGGCTCTGTCGTTGGAGACGCATTATTCTTGTTGCCTCCACAGCCAGCCAGCAGCGCCGAGCTAACGAACATCAGGGACAATAGCAGTGTTAGACTTTTTCTCATTACGGGTGACCCTCCCTATTTTATGAATTCCCTTACAACTCTAATTATAGAAAATCACTTTTGTATTCGTAAGGTTAAGATTTATCTTCAATAGGGATAAAATCCTCTAATGAAAGCGAATTCAGTCAGGTTTCCTGACATACAAAAAGCGAAACTCCTCAGAATAGAAGCTCCGCTTTCGATAGTTACTCTATTCAATTAGACCAATGCAGACTCTTTACGGCCCTCTTCAATCAGCCGGTACGCACGCTGCACTTCTTCATCGGAAGGTGACTCCACCCCTTCAAGCTCATAAGGACGGCCAAGCTCCTTCCATTTGTAGATCCCCATTACGTGATAAGGCAGGATTTCGAACTTCTCTACTCCATTTAAGGTGCCAATGAACCGTCCAAGATTCTGTAAATCCTCTTCTTTATTATGAATGCCGGGAACATAAACATGGCGAATCCACATTTTGCGGTTATTATCAGATAACCAGCGGGCCAGTTTCAAGGTACGGTCGTTGGATTTGCCCGTCAGCTTGATATGCGCTTCATCATCAATATGCTTCAGGTCCAAGAGTACCAGGTCGGTAACATCCAGCAGGTCGCTAATTTTCGATCCATCATTATAGCCGTTAGTATCAAGCGTGGTATGCAGATTCCAGCGTTTCTTCACCTCGGTGAACAATTGCTTCACAAATTGCGCCTGGAGTGTTGGTTCACCGCCGGATACGGTCAGGCCGCCGCCGGACGTTTTATAATAATTCAGGTAAGGCTCAATTTCCGCCAGTACTTCCTCAACGGTCATTTCTTTGCCTTCATTTAATTCCCATGTATCCGGGTTGTGGCAATACTGACACTTGAGCAGGCAGCCTTGCATAAAAAGCACGAAGCGGATACCCGGGCCATCCACCGTTCCAAACGTCTCCAAAGAGTGGATATGTCCTTTAAGCATGAGATGTCATCCTTTCAAAAAAACCTTAAAATTTTAACCACTTTCAGACAAGAGTGTACCGCCCTCTTGCAAGGGCGGCAGCTCTTCAGTTCATTTCAGTTCTTGTAGAACAAGAATGCTTCTTACATGGAATCGTGGAATGTACGGTTGATAACATCCATCTGTTGTTCACGGGTCAGCTTGATGAAGTTAACAGCATAGCCGGATACGCGAATGGTCAACTGTGGATAGTTCTCTGGGTGATCCATAGCGTCAAGCAGTTGCTCACGGTTAAACACGTTAACGTTCAAGTGCTGAGCATTATTGTGGAAATATCCGTCCATCATGAAGACCAGGTTGGACTTACGGGAATCTTCGTCTTTACCCAGCGCCTTAGGTACGATGGAGAAGGTATTCGAGATACCATCTTGTGCATCGGAGTAAGGAAGTTTGGCAACAGAGTTCAGGGATGCCAGGGCGCCCTTCTTGTCGCGTCCGTGCATTGGGTTAGCACCAGGAGCGAATGGTTCGCCTTTTTTACGTCCGTCAGGAGTAGTACCGGTCTTTTTACCATATACAACGTTCGAAGTGATTGTCAGTACCGATTGAGTCGGCACAGCATCACGATACGTTTTGTTTTTGCGGATCATCGACATGAAGGTTTCAACCAGTTCAACTGCGATGCTGTCAACAGCGTCGTCGTTGTTACCGTAGCAAGGGAATTCACCCTCAGTTTCAAAGTCGATTGCGATGCCTTCTTCGTTACGGATTGGCTTAACCTTAGCGTATTTGATTGCGCTTAGGGAGTCAGCAGCAACGGACAGTCCAGCGATACCGCAAGCCATCGTACGCAGAATGTCGCGGTCATGCAGCGCCATTTCGATACGTTCGTAGGAATATTTGTCATGCATATAGTGAATGATGTTCAGCGTATTGACATAAGTCTTAGCCAGCCATTCCATCATTGGTTTGAAACGTTTCATTACTTCATTGTAATCCAGGTATTCAGAAGTGATCGCAGGATATTCAGGACCTACCTGAACGCCGGATTTCTCATCTTTACCACCATTGATCGCATACAACAGAGCTTTAGCCAGGTTGGCACGGGCACCGAAGAACTGCATTTGCTTACCGATACGCATTGGGGATACGCAGCAGGCAATCGCATAATCTTCACCCCAGTATGGACGCATTACATCATCGTTCTCATATTGGATAGCGCTGGTCTCAATGGATACCTTGGCACAATATTTCTTGAAGCCTTCAGGAAGCTTCTCGGACCACAGTACTGTCAGGTTTGGTTCTGGAGCCGGTCCCAGATTGTACAGGGTATGCAGGAAGCGGAAGCTGTTCTTAGTTACGCGGGTTGTACCGTCTTCAGCCATACCACCGATGGATTCTGTTACCCAAGTAGGGTCACCGGAGAACAGATCGTTATAGTCAGGCGTACGCAGGAACTTCACGATACGCAGCTTCATTACGAAATGGTCAACGATTTCTTGAGCTTGCTCTTCAGTCAGAGTACCTTCTTCAATGTCACGTTGTACATAGATGTCCAGGAAGGAGGATACGCGTCCAAGGGACATTGCCGCACCATTCTGTTCTTTAACAGCTGCCAGATAACCGAAGTATACCCATTGTGTAGCTTCTTTGAAGTTGACAGCCGGTTTGGAGATGTCCATACCATGTGCTGCAGCCATTTGTTTCAGTTCGCCCAGAGCACGTATTTGCTCGGACAGCTCTTCACGCAGACGGATAACATCTTCTGTCATGGAGTCTACTTCAAGCTCAGTCAGTTGCTGCTTCTTGTCTTTAATCAGGAAATCAATACCATACAGAGCAATACGGCGATAGTCGCCGATGATACGTCCGCGGCCATAAGCATCAGGAAGGCCTGTGATTACGCCGGATTTACGCACCGCTCTCATATCTGGTGTATATGCATCAAATACGCCTTGGTTATGCGTTTTGCGGATGTTCGTGAACATGTCAACGATATTCTGCGGAAGCTCGAAGCCGTAAGCCTTAGTAGCATCGATCATCATCTTGATACCGCCGAACGGTTGGATGGAACGTCTGAAAGGCGCATCAGTCTGAACGCCGACAATCTGTTCCTTGTCCTTGTCAATGTAACCAGGAGCATGGGAAGTGATAGTGGAGACAGTATCGAGGGAAACGTCCCATACGCCGCCTCTTTCTCTTTCTTCCTTACTCAGCTGGGAGATAATCTTCCACAGTTCAGTAGTGTTGCTGGTAGGACCTACGAGGAAATCTTCATTTCCTTCATATGGCTTGATGTTCTTGGCAATAAAGTTATTAACGTCAACTTTCTTGGACCATGTGCCTTTTGTGAAATTTCTCCAGCCAGACTTAACCTCTTGTACTTCTTTTTCAATCACCGACATGCTAAATCCCTCCATTTATATTTAGTATATTTGTAGAGATCGCGGGCTTGAAGGTTAATCCCGTGTCTCGTGATCCCATGAGCTATGGTTGTTATAAAATTCACAATCGCATCTTCATAACCGGGACCGTTGTTTATATAAACATTTTAGTTTATTTTCTGAAAAAGGACTGTGACAAATATCACTCTTTCGGTGATATTTGTCACTTCCATCCAGTCCCATATTAACCTTTAACCTTATTCTTTGTCAGGCAACCGTTAATTAGTTATCGAATTTGCCATAGAATGCGTTGCGGTATACATCAGCAAGCTCGGATACCAGCGGCATTTTAGGGTTGGCAGTTGTACATTGGTCTTCAAATGCACGGTCAGCCAGATAGTCTACACGGGATTCGAAGTCCTTAGGATCGAAACCAAGAGCCGAGAAGGATTCTTCGATGCCGAGTTTTTTATTCATGTCGCGGATCGCATTGATCAGGCTGGTTACGCCTTCTTCGGTAGTGCGTGCTGGCAATCCCAGAATACGGGCAATTTCAGCATACCGTTCGTCAGCTACAAAGTGCGAATATTTAGGGAACGAAGCGAACTTCGTAGGCTTCTTGGCATTGTAACGGATAACATGCGGCATCAGGATTGCATTGGTGCGGCCGTGTGCGGTGTGATACTGTCCGCCCCATTTGTGCGCCAAGCTGTGGTTAATCCCCAGGAATGCATTGGCAAAGGCCATACCGGCAAGTGTCGATGCGTTGTGCATTTTCTCACGGGCCAGTTTGTCACCTTGCAGTGCGGATTTCTCCAGCCACTGGAATACCAGCTGAATAGCTTTGATTGCCAGACCATCGGAATAGTCACTGGCCATTACAGATACATAAGCTTCAATAGCATGTGTCAATACGTCCATACCTGTGTCGGCGACAGCCGTTTTAGGCAAGCTGTATACAAACTCAGGATCGATAATAGCTACGTCTGGAGTCAGCTCATAGTCAGCCAGCGGATACTTAGTATTGTTCCCTGTTGTTTTATCTGTGATAACTGCGAACGAGGTTACTTCGGAACCTGTACCGGAAGTTGTAGGAATCGCAACGAATTTCGCTTTGTTGCCGAGCTTAGGGAATTTGTATACCCGTTTACGGATATCCATGAACTTCTGCTTCAGACCGTTGAAGTCTGCATCCGGATGTTCGTAGAACAGCCACATGCCCTTGGCAGCATCCATCGGGGAACCGCCGCCGAGTGCGATAATGCAGTCCGGCTGGAATCTGTTCATCATAGCTGTACCTTTTTCCACTGTAGTAGTCGACGGATCAGGTTCAACTTCCGAGAATACTTCGATCGCTACAGGAGTCTGGCGTTGACGCAGATAGTGCTCAACTCTTTCTACATATCCCAGCTTCACCATTACAGGGTCAGTGATAATAGCTACGCGTGTAATATCAGGCATTTTGGCCAGGTACTGAGTGGACCCCTTCTCGAAGTAAA is a window of Paenibacillus sp. FSL H3-0469 DNA encoding:
- a CDS encoding response regulator; the encoded protein is MLKVLLVDDEAPILSNLNTVLPWEDMGMEVAGLARSGMEALRIAEETPPDLVLCDIRMPVMDGLTFIGKLREMGLTSEVLLLSGYQEFDYAREAIRLGVKEYICKPIHYGELGDKVREIGSRIRSRQYKDKLYNSIPLFQEVPAADEPVKKTPEQLMNQAAQFITERLHTDLGIDEVANTIGISSSYFCLLFKNRFAVTFVEYVTQQRIEAAKFMLASSDKSITAISSGVGYQERRYFTKVFQKQTGMTPKEYRSKYRTAEAQ
- a CDS encoding sensor histidine kinase → MNLRYKLFTAFLGLIIIPLFILGMIMFFVTYNSIEKKYSQQSEYSLKAISYSISNVFKDMDNVTDNGIATSVFHMALSADDPSKQDLTDAEQLSLNASQRNFRSLLYNHPSISYAFLYNFNGKGSSEIVSVFNKENFRTLPYDKFKGSELYQEVMKLNGVPKWLAPHEYPELTGTEAVFTQIRLIKELSFFQNIGILVVQIKNWEFESIFRNLKIGGTDQKVSFMLVNDDGMILLDPDRQLDGQDFRSFTTKEITFKPGFQSFKTQFGGEKSILSVYHLKEYPWSLVSVTSWDTLSHEVTVFARWFVVVMFLCLLGAVIFNLFFMNRITGGIAVIVRFMRRVEDGDLTTRVEEKGNDEMTLLARGFNDLMDKINSLFSRVHLEQQRKNQAEMRVLQAQIKPHFLFNTLESINVLAVQNEGRKVSEMVYRLASILRISIQDRDEITLEEEVKHLRNYLDIQKFRFEDLFDYELEIPPELLGCGILKLTLQPLVENSIQHGFEGIGYKGLVSVTVWETQGNLVLRIQDNGIGMTPTQLSMFQYMVNDAAEQQPAGRPGQGIHLERRGLGVRSVADRIRIEYGDRYGIFICASPGEGTIIQCVIPKYGQGEGHYAKSIIG
- a CDS encoding carbohydrate ABC transporter permease, which gives rise to MPRALKKSLPHIALLGYLVIVLFPFLFVLFSSVKKDNNAIALNPFGIPKSFEWSNYVEAWVNAKISTYFFNSLYISVLASVVSILLASMFAFAVTRMRQGKWNTILFSLVLIGMLIPNNALMLPIYTIVRKLHILNTHWALIIPYIANAIPFTIIILAAFMRSLPSEIEEAAVMDGLKAPGIFARIIVPLTVPAMVTVFIVNFLGNWNEFLLANYFLSNDELRTLPVGMVQFRDQYQMNYAQMSAGIVYSVVPVIVIYAVLQEKIIEGVTAGSVKG
- a CDS encoding sugar ABC transporter permease: MNKALRNPLVFILFVIPALVLFVMFFIYPIFSSIYYSFTSWNGVSETVKYAGVDNFKKALADERFWISVKNNGWFILFSVGIQVPLIVFFSLLIANVKKLKGLYKTAVFMPSIMSTAVIGILWGFIYEPNIGLFNKVLGLVGIEPVYWLSDERFAMLSILITNAWQWTGFYIVMVLAAILSIPGELEEAAAIDGATGFQRATRITLPLIVPIISVVIMLSIAGAMKAADIVIVMTKGGPAGSTEVMATYMIKYAITNFKYGYGNTIAVLIFLFTLVVTALYQLVFARRTERIEY
- a CDS encoding extracellular solute-binding protein — encoded protein: MRKSLTLLLSLMFVSSALLAGCGGNKNNASPTTEPAATNEAAATNAVATEEPASAEPFEMTVRHTQVGADKQKRLAILEDVVGKVQADVPGLTFKLDGVDSDVNRKEKLRGEMAAGNPPEIFDLFGSPDSKIYAKEGKLLDLTPILDELGIKDKFSNLDPFTYEGKIYGLPIGGSGEGFFYNKEYYNSKGWKAPTTFAELEQQLADIKADGKVPMAGASKAGWVPLMLANHLWSRYAGPDVTAKFATGEAKWSDPNVIKGLAKYKEWVDKGYFKKGELGFEYAEYTTQFTSGEAILMYDGTWKSSVFKAGQSGEGLIGKVGFFNIPAVEGGVGDQTALMRDVNNGYGFSASAGEDERQLAAVKSFIKNMFNEEMQLRGLVEDGVLPAMKIDQAVLNKNITDDLMSEIVAVLNSSKSSFPAFDSLVQADVTTEISNIQIQSLIGGQTTPEKMGAALQKIQEEANAAVE
- the pflA gene encoding pyruvate formate-lyase-activating protein; protein product: MLKGHIHSLETFGTVDGPGIRFVLFMQGCLLKCQYCHNPDTWELNEGKEMTVEEVLAEIEPYLNYYKTSGGGLTVSGGEPTLQAQFVKQLFTEVKKRWNLHTTLDTNGYNDGSKISDLLDVTDLVLLDLKHIDDEAHIKLTGKSNDRTLKLARWLSDNNRKMWIRHVYVPGIHNKEEDLQNLGRFIGTLNGVEKFEILPYHVMGIYKWKELGRPYELEGVESPSDEEVQRAYRLIEEGRKESALV
- the pflB gene encoding formate C-acetyltransferase, which gives rise to MSVIEKEVQEVKSGWRNFTKGTWSKKVDVNNFIAKNIKPYEGNEDFLVGPTSNTTELWKIISQLSKEERERGGVWDVSLDTVSTITSHAPGYIDKDKEQIVGVQTDAPFRRSIQPFGGIKMMIDATKAYGFELPQNIVDMFTNIRKTHNQGVFDAYTPDMRAVRKSGVITGLPDAYGRGRIIGDYRRIALYGIDFLIKDKKQQLTELEVDSMTEDVIRLREELSEQIRALGELKQMAAAHGMDISKPAVNFKEATQWVYFGYLAAVKEQNGAAMSLGRVSSFLDIYVQRDIEEGTLTEEQAQEIVDHFVMKLRIVKFLRTPDYNDLFSGDPTWVTESIGGMAEDGTTRVTKNSFRFLHTLYNLGPAPEPNLTVLWSEKLPEGFKKYCAKVSIETSAIQYENDDVMRPYWGEDYAIACCVSPMRIGKQMQFFGARANLAKALLYAINGGKDEKSGVQVGPEYPAITSEYLDYNEVMKRFKPMMEWLAKTYVNTLNIIHYMHDKYSYERIEMALHDRDILRTMACGIAGLSVAADSLSAIKYAKVKPIRNEEGIAIDFETEGEFPCYGNNDDAVDSIAVELVETFMSMIRKNKTYRDAVPTQSVLTITSNVVYGKKTGTTPDGRKKGEPFAPGANPMHGRDKKGALASLNSVAKLPYSDAQDGISNTFSIVPKALGKDEDSRKSNLVFMMDGYFHNNAQHLNVNVFNREQLLDAMDHPENYPQLTIRVSGYAVNFIKLTREQQMDVINRTFHDSM